The genomic window TGATAACTCATAACCCGTAACTTCCCCATGCTCGACCTACTGAACAAAGCGATAGTGCTGGTCCTCAACCGCAACTGGCAGGCAATCAACATTCGCACGCCAGCGGACGCGTTTTGCCAGATGGCTACCAACGTGGCGACGGCACTCGAGATTGACGGGCAGAGCCACATTCGTCCCGTCACGTGGGAAGAATGGCTTACCCTCCCGATCCGTGCCGGCGACAATGCAGTGCATACGGTACGGGGTGCCATTCGTGTTCCCACAGTCATCGTCTCGTTGAACTTCGCGAAGGTCCCGAAGAAACGTCCTCGGCTATGCTCAAAATCGATTCGCGAGCGGGACGGCAACCGTTGCCAGTACACCGGCAAGCTGCTGCACCCGGACGAAGGCAGCCTCGATCATGTCGTACCCCGCTCACGCGGGGGCACGGACACTTGGGAGAACCTGGTTTGGTCCGCGAAGGACGTCAACCAGCACAAGGCCGACCGCCTCCCGCATGAGGCAGGCCTTAAGCTGCTGACCGTCCCGCGGGCACCAAAGGAACTGCCGGTGACATCCCTGCTCCGTAACACCCACGGCCTGGCGGAGTGGAAGCTGTTCCTCAAGGAATAAACTCACGAGGGAGCGGGCGTCAAAGCTCGCTCCCTCAAGGCGACTACAACAAGCTCAAGTTACCCGAGCCCGACAGTTCTGATCTTGAAGGAAGAGCACTCCGCATATGCGTTTAAGTTCGGCTCCCGCGCCGGAAGCCTCAAAAACTCCGCACCAGCACTTCTCGATGTCTCCCGAAACCGTCCAGTGAAGAGCGACGACCCGTCCTGGATCAAGCACCGACAGCCGAGCGCAAATCTGTCGGGGGCGTCCGTAAGGTTCCTCGCAACTCGGTCATGTCACTGCCCCAGACGGACGCATTGTCGATGTCTTCACATGCAGCAATGCTGTATGGGTTGCCGCCGAAAGGTGTAAGATTAGAGAACTTGTGGCGGGACGCCGGGAAGTGTTAAGAAGCATCGGCGATGCATGATGCAAACCTCTGAAAACTACACTCCCGGGTATACCCAGAACGCCAGCGACTTCATGGCTCAGCGTTCTGCTAAGACACACGCGGCCTTCTTACTCCCTCACCTTCGCGATTCGCTCCGGTTGCTCGACTGCGGTTGTGGCCCGGGTTCCGTGACGTGCGATTTTGCCCGAATTCTTACCGCTGGTCGGGTCACGGGAGTTGACCGCGAGGAATCGCAGATTGAGCGGGCTCGCAATCGGGCCGCCAGCCAGCAACTGCAGAACGCCTCATTTCAAGTCGGTTCCATTTACGAGCTGCCGTTCCCGGAGGCTTCTTTCGACGTGGTGTTCGCTCATGCCGTCTTCGAGCACCTGGCTTCACCCGCCGCCGCGCTGGCGGAGTTGCACCGTGTCCTAGCGCCCGGAGGCTTGATCGCATTGCGCAGTCCCGATTG from Verrucomicrobiales bacterium includes these protein-coding regions:
- a CDS encoding HNH endonuclease, translating into MLDLLNKAIVLVLNRNWQAINIRTPADAFCQMATNVATALEIDGQSHIRPVTWEEWLTLPIRAGDNAVHTVRGAIRVPTVIVSLNFAKVPKKRPRLCSKSIRERDGNRCQYTGKLLHPDEGSLDHVVPRSRGGTDTWENLVWSAKDVNQHKADRLPHEAGLKLLTVPRAPKELPVTSLLRNTHGLAEWKLFLKE
- a CDS encoding methyltransferase domain-containing protein, with the translated sequence MMQTSENYTPGYTQNASDFMAQRSAKTHAAFLLPHLRDSLRLLDCGCGPGSVTCDFARILTAGRVTGVDREESQIERARNRAASQQLQNASFQVGSIYELPFPEASFDVVFAHAVFEHLASPAAALAELHRVLAPGGLIALRSPDWGGFIVAPDTDGLQTAISRYMEIQTANGGDVHVGRKFPGLLRSAGFQSRSFSATYECYQSPPFIGEYLALRLAASGAQAEAEALREWSRHPDAVFAQAWCEILGTRNGSQPIGASSHC